The genomic segment TCACTTGGTGTTGGTATTTTGATGGAAAATTGAATCTTGATACTTAAGCTATAGATAGAACACAAGTTTATTAGGCTATTGTTGTTCTTTCAGAATGTAAGTTAGTCATTTATTTTGGGTTTTTAACTGTAAAGTCTATGAATTGGTGGGAGCATTTGATTTGAATATGAgtgataaaaattaaaaaagtgaATGACTGAGATTGCACATTTGTGGGGACAAAGAAAAATTGAGGAATTGGAAATAGTTATCATCAGTCCAGTAGCTGCCCTGCTGCTAGACTTGCTGTGATTTCTAATCCCAAGGTTTAAATGGAATTTGGTTAATGATGGCTTCTTGCTCAGGATGAGTTTGTCGATGCAAATTGCATCATTACATATctgcaattttatttttctctttcatgTCAGTGTCGCGAATCTTGGGTCAACCTAAACATGAAGAAAATAGCTGTGTCACAGATATAGGGCATAGATAGTGCAGTTTTGGCATTAGAACTTACTGCCCTTTAGGCTTTTTCTTTTGTATCTTGGTCTTATGGATAAGCTTTTTCCTCAAGAAATAGTGTGGAATTTCAGCTTGAGTTTACAAGACATCAGATAAGATTTCAGAAATTTAGCCCCTGTTTGTATATCCACTTGCTGATCTGCTAACACATAGAGTTGGCTACTTTGCAAGGTTCTATGTCTTGgcttctttttctattttcatcaTTTTAGTTGTATTCTTTTGGTTGAAACCTGTAACTGCAGAAATCTAGAAAATCTGGATGCTGACTGCAGAATAATGACTTTGTAACTAATTAGGGCAAGCAAAGCATGGGGGGATtatgaaaagtaagaaaatggaaaatgttTAGTATGACAATCCTTCTGTGATCGTATTGTGAGACATGGATGCTGCTCATTGCCTTCCTCTTGAACAGAATGAAGTAATGTGCATCTAAAATGTTATAATTGTATTTGTTGTGACAATCATGGAAGAGCCTCTCATGTGATGAATGTTGCACAGTCTAATAGTTCCTTAAAGGGGCCCAAATGTTTAATCATGATAGTAACGGGCATTGAAAGATTGGTTCTATGAGATCATAGCATTAGGTggttttcatttgaatttctcCTCTAGAGAAGTTGAAGGGTATTTGAGGTGGATATGTTGCAGAATAAGTATTTCATTATCCTCTAGAATAAGcatttcatgattttttgtaCTAGCTATAAGATGTTGTGTTCAAGTCTTATTATCTTCTATCAATTATGGCCAATAGTTCATCATGGGGTTGCTAGTGCTTGTCTATCACTTCTATTTTCATTCTAGGAATAGAAAGCATGGGGCCTCAAGGATCGGAAAGCAATTAATGTTGCTCAAAACTGTGAATGATACTCAAGTAATAAAGGCTTTTAGAAGGTTAACCTAATATGAATGTGACATTATTGATGCTAGAAGTTCGGTCTTGAGAGCTTGTATTGCTCCACATAGTGAATCTATCTTGTGAAAGATCAACTAGATAGCTGGGTTTTTGGAATTCCTTAAGGATCAACTAGATAGCTGGGTTTTTGGAATTCCTTAAGGAGAAGGTGGCTTGCATTATGTGCATTTTCCAATTTCATTGCATTTTAACCTTGAGGACATTAGTGAAGCTCGAAAGTTTCAGTAATATGATTGCAATGAAGTAGACTCGAGTTAGAACAGAGGTAACAAATGCATTCAGTTTGATGGTTATGGACTTCAAATGTGCTTAAACATGTAATTTGCCTTCAcaattttaccttcatttgtAAATGTCATGAGTATGGAGTTTATCAATACTGTTTCTTTCACTTCAATTCCACATCGAATGAGCCTTCATATACGTTATTTTGGAAAACTTGGGTAGCAAGGCATATGTATACTTTTACATGTGGACAAATGACTTAGGTGGCATTTGCATCAGGTTACATGGGCCATCCACATTCAGTACTTACTCAGAAATGTCAATAAAGCCAGATATTGTCATTTATTTCCAATTTATATGCCATGAGAAATAGTTTGGAAGGATGTTGAAATCTTTCCTTAACAAAGATGCCTTTGACTTGTTCTTTGACGGGCTTAGTTAACTTACCTGTGGATAATGTTTggtggtttctttcttttcttgcagtcAGGAGGATGTTTAATGAGCTTTATTGTAGTTTGAACTTTAAAGTGTTTATTTGTCACCTCAGATCTTTATGTTTTGATCTCTGCCAAAATGTAAAAGGAAACCTTTACTGTTTCATCTCTATGCATTCTGTCAATTTCACTTAAAAGTATCTGGGCATCTATAAAATTGTTTTTAAggcaaaatatattttaatccATGAATTTACCTATAGTGATCTAATATTAGTTGTGTTGGACAACAGCTATGGCAGGGAGAAATCGGATGTTCCGTCAAACAGATAATATCAGGGGCTTCCGCAATGACCCACGGGCTATAATGCACCGAGGAGGTGGACCTCTACCTCCGCATCCTGCAGTCCTGGAGGAGGAACTTGAAATTCAACATAGAGATATGCAAAAGATTGTTGCCGAAAATGGCCTCTTGGTTGATGAGAATGTGTTTCTTCagagtgaactgactgctgttaAGGACGAAATTCACAGACTGAGTCAGGTCCTTCCTCAAATAAGAGCTGATAAAGAGGCACACACAAGGGAGTTGATCGAGAGAGGAATGAAGCTTGAGGCTGAGCTTCGCTCTGCTGAACCACTCAGGGCAGAGGTAGTCCAATTAAGGTCAGAATCTCAGAAATTAAATGCATTACGACAGGAATTAGCTGCCCAAGTTCAAGCTTTCAATAAGGATATTAATAGATGTAAAGCTGATAATCAGCAAGTAGCTGCCATGAAGGCTGATATTGAGGGGATGCACAAAGAACTGATCGAAGCAAGGTATGgacatataaatttttttattacaaGTATATTGATTATGTTCTTGCTGGCTCATCCAATCGAGCCTTCCTGCTCCTGTCCTCCATGGTTGACCAGTTAACAGTTAAGAGGAAAGTCATGTCTAAAGAGAGCAAAATCATCTGTTTGAGAGATGAATTATGGAATCTGTCAGGTTCTGATCAAGTATgactttttggcattttttgaTGGATATTCCAGGAGCATATTTGAGTTTGAGAAGAAAGCAAATGAGCAACTGGTGGAACAAAACCAAGCAATGGAGAAAAACCTAGTCTCCATGGCTCGTGAAATAGAAAAGCTCCGAGCAGAGCAAGCTAGTTCAGAGAGGAGAGCACGTGGTCCTGGTATTGCTCTCTCACTCTCTTCCCCTCACACCACACCACCACCCCACCGAGGGCACTGGATGGTGTTGCTTCTGCTTTAGTCATGTGTAACATGTCTTGCTATCTCAAGTTTGAACAACTATTTAGCATGTCAAAACTTTCGTATTTTATCAGGTATTGGGACCTATGGAATGATGAATGGAAGTCCTGAAATGAGATATCGAGGTAATTCCTATGGTGATCCCTATGGCAGTGGAGCTTGGGGATCCTATGATAAGAGAGGGCTTCCTAGACGCTGATCATGTACAGAGATGATGAGTTTGCTTTTGATCTGAGGAAATTTCAGAAGAAAGCTTCTCATTCACTACTGTTCATCTTTGCTAATGTGTACAGAGTCTCCATCAAGCAAGTTTATGCCTGATCTTTCTGGAACTAAAATACATTGGCGGACTTTTTCCGGTTGCTATAGCTGATACAGGTTGATGTACTAACTTTGTTCATCCATGTAATAAGCTGGTTTTGATATGCactttttcttatttctttcttgCAAAAAGTGCTGGTGAAATTTGTACGACTTTATGTAACCAACAACTAATGTTGTCATATGACCTTTGTGCCGCCCGTGCATTCGCGACCGTTCGAGAGATCTACCATTTTCTTATGCTTTTGGAATGTAAAATTGGACTGCACAACGTATTGCTGGTTTATATGCATTGTTATTGTCTCCCTTGATACTGAGGCTGGAAATGAAGGGTCAGTGCTGAAGTATAGGGTTGTATAGTGTTGTTGTTCTAATCATTGTCTATGGATAATAACCGTCGCCCaaattttcattcttttcttgTTATCTTGGATGTTGATTATCCCCATTTTGATCTGGTTAAGCTACCAACTCCTCTTGACCAATTTTTCTGTGAGCACGTCCAAGATGAAGCCACGAAGTTGCTGCGGTACCAAACATGTACTTTCGCAGCATTACTATTCGACGAAGATGCTAGGATTCCAATTAAAAAAGCCCTCACAACATTGCGTTTGTCGAAGTTCTAGATCTATTAAAACCTTTTCGTCGAGGTTTCCTTCTTCCTGCTCTTCTGATTGAAGCTGTCCATGATTTCATTTTCAACTACAAGAAGTCATGCAGTATTTCTAAGTTGAATAAATGAACACGTAATCCTAAAGGATAACTGTACTTCTTTGCACCCCTTTTGGACTAAGACTATGAGGTTACAGAAGTTCCTAAAGATTGCCCACTGCTCATCATCCCCTCCTATCCCTTGCCCGGAATTATGCAGCTAGACTAACAGCTATATAAATTAAAAAGAATAAGTGGAACAAAGCTATCATTTCATGAATCATAAGGGAAGAGTGTTGGTGGAGCAATGTCTGTGACGGTGACCCTTTGAACTGAGGAGGCATCAGGACCTTTCTTTGAGGGCCTTTGAGATGGCACGAACAGTATCAGGCGTGGTCCGACAACAGCCACCGATGAGTTTAGCTCCTGCGTCACGCCATCTTGTAGCAAACAACTCAAATTTTTCATCGTCAAAGCATTTTGATGGCTGTTAAACAAACACTAACTAAATTAGGGAGCCAGTTTCTGGACAATGCACACAAGATTTAGTCATGAAAAAGCTCTATCCTACACACACTCAAAAGGAATTACATGTAAATCAAGGTACAAATTACTCACCAGCCACCTTTTAGCTATTCCATCCCATATCTCCCCACTGTTGGGATAAACTACTATGGCCTTCCCAGTTAGCTGCCAAAAACAAAATTAGATTAGAACACTGAATGTTAGTGATTAACAAATATAATAATAAGAAAATACTTTTTCATACACTTCACTGGAAGGAATCTTTGCAATTACCTCTTTGAATTTCTGAATCAGGGCTAGGACAAAATGAGGCGGAGCACAATTAATCCCTACTGCAGTAACTTTGTTACTTTTGTTTAATACATCTAGACATTCATTGAAGCTCTCTCCTGATGGAGCATTCTTGCCATCTACAGAGCTAAAACAGATCCAAGATGGAATCTGTACATTCTCCTCTTCAAGAAGTTCTGCGCACGCCTGCCAGATAATTTGAGTAAGTCGTGTGCTTATCAATTATAAATGACATCCACATGCGTCATGGAACATCTCATGTTTGAATAACTAAGTGTTGCAAGAATGTCCCATGTGCTGTGTTCTCATTTCTGGCCTAATAATTAAACCAAAGGGGACACTAATACCTGCCAATGTAATGGTCAAGATGTGTTGATTCATTGTTCTGCACAATGCGTATTGGTATTTTCATGTGAGAAACTCTTGTCTCTCATACTGATTTAGATGCATGTTTTAAACAGTTATCAAACTTCAGGGGGAGGACAACCCAAGGAATTACTGGGAGAGCATACCTGAGCTTCTAACTTGTTAGGAATGGTTTCAAAGGCAAGTAAATCAGCTCCTGCTTCCACAAGAACTTGCAGTCTTCGCCTATGAAAATCCTTGAGCTTATCCAGATTCACATCC from the Coffea arabica cultivar ET-39 chromosome 11e, Coffea Arabica ET-39 HiFi, whole genome shotgun sequence genome contains:
- the LOC113719558 gene encoding protein FLX-like 3 is translated as MAGRNRMFRQTDNIRGFRNDPRAIMHRGGGPLPPHPAVLEEELEIQHRDMQKIVAENGLLVDENVFLQSELTAVKDEIHRLSQVLPQIRADKEAHTRELIERGMKLEAELRSAEPLRAEVVQLRSESQKLNALRQELAAQVQAFNKDINRCKADNQQVAAMKADIEGMHKELIEARSIFEFEKKANEQLVEQNQAMEKNLVSMAREIEKLRAEQASSERRARGPGIGTYGMMNGSPEMRYRGNSYGDPYGSGAWGSYDKRGLPRR
- the LOC113719557 gene encoding homocysteine S-methyltransferase 1, giving the protein MGIGKESATLEDFLEKAGGCAVLDGGFATQLERHGATINDPLWSALCLIKDPRLIKKVHQEYLEAGADILVTSSYQATIPGFLSRGLSIEEAETLLRRSVKLAVEARDKFWDAIKTNPYQNRTKALVAASIGSYGAYLADGSEYSGNYGPDVNLDKLKDFHRRRLQVLVEAGADLLAFETIPNKLEAQACAELLEEENVQIPSWICFSSVDGKNAPSGESFNECLDVLNKSNKVTAVGINCAPPHFVLALIQKFKELTGKAIVVYPNSGEIWDGIAKRWLPSKCFDDEKFELFATRWRDAGAKLIGGCCRTTPDTVRAISKALKERS